The Crocosphaera subtropica ATCC 51142 genome includes a window with the following:
- a CDS encoding TldD/PmbA family protein: MTLDAQQLIELALTAGASHAEVYQSRSQSRPVFFEANRLKQLESSNSEGTALRVWKAGSPGLAVAYGEVESEALVERAIALSDLNDPETIELHEPRTDIRPCVGEEMAVETLIEMGKEAIAKLRQDYGEVLCSGEFSCQEDFSRLVNSLGLQCEYSEVSTDFYLGVEWVRGEDFLAIYDGDHSYHELGIDPIVEGILQRLAWAKETVSPKMGRIPVLFTPNGAAMLWDTVSDALNSKTVLEKASPWSEKLGETVISEKLSLSQQPTFEPYTCPFDDEGTVTQPLSLITKGRLEQFYSDRTRARLLGNKSTGNGFRSSLGSYPTPSLVNLIVEPGNSNFDQLVKQLDNGIIVDQILGGGADISGDFSINVDLGYGVKNGVITGRVKDTMVTGNVYQVLKEVIALGNDSRWIDSCLTPSLLVEGLSVNS; encoded by the coding sequence ATGACCCTTGATGCACAACAGTTAATCGAGTTAGCCCTAACAGCCGGGGCTTCCCATGCAGAAGTTTATCAGTCGAGATCGCAGTCTCGGCCTGTTTTTTTTGAAGCCAACCGTCTCAAACAGTTAGAAAGTTCTAACTCCGAAGGAACAGCATTACGGGTGTGGAAAGCGGGATCACCAGGGTTAGCGGTAGCCTATGGAGAGGTAGAAAGTGAAGCGTTGGTGGAACGGGCGATCGCTTTATCTGATCTCAATGATCCTGAAACTATCGAACTGCATGAACCCCGTACAGATATTCGGCCTTGTGTGGGTGAAGAAATGGCAGTGGAAACGTTGATAGAAATGGGCAAAGAGGCGATCGCTAAATTACGTCAAGACTATGGAGAAGTGCTTTGTAGCGGTGAATTTAGCTGTCAAGAAGATTTTTCTCGTTTAGTGAATTCTTTGGGGCTTCAGTGTGAATACAGTGAGGTTTCTACGGATTTTTATCTAGGGGTGGAATGGGTGAGAGGGGAGGATTTTCTGGCCATTTATGATGGGGATCATAGTTACCATGAATTAGGTATTGATCCCATAGTAGAAGGAATTTTACAACGGTTAGCATGGGCAAAGGAGACAGTTAGCCCAAAAATGGGGCGTATTCCTGTGTTATTTACCCCTAACGGTGCAGCGATGTTGTGGGATACGGTGTCTGATGCACTGAATAGTAAAACAGTCTTAGAAAAGGCTTCTCCTTGGAGTGAAAAACTAGGGGAAACAGTGATTTCTGAGAAGTTGAGTTTATCTCAACAACCAACTTTTGAACCCTATACTTGTCCGTTTGATGATGAGGGGACAGTGACGCAGCCATTATCTTTAATTACAAAGGGAAGATTAGAGCAATTTTACAGCGATCGTACTAGGGCGAGATTATTAGGTAATAAAAGTACAGGGAATGGGTTTCGTTCGAGTTTAGGGAGTTATCCGACTCCTAGTTTAGTTAATTTAATTGTTGAACCTGGAAACAGTAATTTTGATCAGTTAGTTAAACAGTTAGATAACGGTATTATTGTGGATCAAATTTTAGGGGGTGGTGCTGATATTTCGGGAGATTTTTCGATTAATGTTGATCTCGGTTACGGCGTAAAAAATGGAGTAATTACAGGAAGGGTTAAAGATACGATGGTGACAGGGAATGTTTATCAAGTGTTAAAAGAAGTGATTGCTTTAGGGAATGATTCTCGTTGGATAGATTCTTGTTTGACTCCTTCTTTATTGGTAGAAGGATTATCAGTTAACAGTTAA
- a CDS encoding aminopeptidase P N-terminal domain-containing protein: protein MTIDSSEYRQRREKLMQKIGQGTAIFRSAPTAVMHNDVEYIFRQDSDFFYLTGFNEPEAVAVFAPHHEEHHFILFVQPKDPEKETWTGYRCGIEAAKEKYGADIAYSITELNEKLPDYLKKADRIYYHLGRDKHFNEVILSHWQRLMATYPKRGTGPIAIEDTNPILHPMRQVKSASELKMLRQAMDISAAAHNRAREFVKVGHYEYQIQAEIEHTFKLHGGIGPAYPSIVASGSNACILHYIENNRQIQENDLLLIDAGCSYGYYNGDITRTFPVNGKFTGEQKAIYELVLEAQLKAIEEVKPGNPYNEFHDIAVCVLVQGLIDLGLLKGDLEEIIKEEKYKPFYMHKTGHWLGLDVHDAGVYKKDEENWHPLLPGHVLTVEPGIYIGKDIKPAEGQPEIPERWRGIGIRIEDDILVTETGYEVLTSAVPKAIDEII, encoded by the coding sequence ATGACGATTGACAGTAGCGAATACCGCCAGCGTAGAGAAAAATTAATGCAAAAAATCGGTCAAGGAACGGCCATTTTTCGCAGCGCACCCACAGCAGTAATGCACAATGATGTAGAATATATATTCCGCCAAGATAGTGACTTTTTCTACTTAACAGGGTTTAATGAACCCGAAGCAGTCGCCGTATTTGCACCCCATCACGAAGAACACCATTTTATCCTATTTGTACAACCAAAAGATCCCGAAAAAGAGACATGGACCGGTTATCGATGTGGGATAGAAGCAGCTAAAGAAAAGTATGGCGCAGATATTGCTTATTCCATCACAGAATTAAACGAAAAATTACCCGACTATCTCAAGAAAGCTGACCGTATCTATTATCATTTAGGGCGAGATAAACATTTTAATGAGGTTATTTTATCCCATTGGCAACGATTAATGGCCACTTATCCCAAGCGAGGAACTGGCCCTATTGCCATTGAAGATACTAACCCTATTTTACACCCCATGCGACAGGTTAAAAGTGCTTCAGAATTAAAAATGTTACGTCAAGCAATGGATATTTCTGCTGCTGCACACAACCGCGCTAGAGAATTTGTTAAAGTAGGTCATTACGAGTATCAAATTCAAGCAGAAATTGAACATACTTTTAAACTTCATGGAGGAATAGGACCCGCTTATCCTTCTATTGTTGCCTCCGGTTCTAATGCTTGTATTCTTCACTATATTGAAAATAATCGTCAGATTCAAGAGAACGATTTATTATTAATTGATGCTGGTTGTTCCTATGGTTATTACAATGGAGATATTACTCGAACGTTTCCTGTTAATGGTAAATTTACAGGGGAACAAAAAGCCATTTATGAGTTAGTTTTAGAAGCGCAACTAAAAGCCATTGAAGAAGTGAAACCCGGCAACCCTTATAATGAGTTTCATGATATTGCTGTTTGTGTTTTAGTTCAAGGATTAATTGATTTAGGTTTATTGAAAGGGGACTTAGAAGAAATCATTAAAGAAGAAAAATATAAGCCTTTTTATATGCATAAAACCGGTCATTGGTTAGGGTTAGATGTTCATGATGCAGGGGTTTATAAAAAAGACGAAGAAAATTGGCATCCTTTGCTACCAGGTCATGTTTTAACCGTAGAACCTGGAATTTATATCGGTAAGGATATTAAACCAGCAGAAGGACAACCCGAAATTCCTGAAAGATGGCGAGGGATTGGTATTAGAATTGAGGATGATATTTTAGTAACAGAAACGGGTTATGAAGTGTTAACTTCTGCGGTTCCTAAAGCAATTGATGAGATAATTTAA
- a CDS encoding type II toxin-antitoxin system Phd/YefM family antitoxin, with product MTTKPKKPEIVLRNGKPVSVILDIDVYQEMLEQIEAIEDLEALAKMRQEKLEFRSLDEFLEDYSTDVSSFSRKTSRTRFKKITC from the coding sequence ATGACAACCAAACCTAAAAAGCCGGAGATTGTTCTAAGAAATGGAAAACCAGTATCGGTTATCCTGGATATCGATGTTTATCAGGAGATGTTAGAACAAATTGAAGCAATAGAAGATTTAGAAGCGTTAGCTAAGATGCGCCAAGAAAAACTTGAGTTTCGTTCTTTAGATGAATTTCTGGAAGATTATTCCACAGATGTATCAAGTTTTTCTCGAAAAACAAGCAGAACGAGATTTAAGAAAATTACCTGCTGA
- the ybeY gene encoding rRNA maturation RNase YbeY, whose protein sequence is MMIASDPVIDLNVQDAFAVNSNQAQTYISSQTWKKWFQIWGITLLSYLPVASTYELTLRLTGDQEIHSLNAQYRQKNQPTDVLAFATLEWDFPKITDEPDSSEPLYIGDIIISVETAQKQAQQQGHSLQRELPWLASHGFLHLLGWDHPDEQSLQKMLQQQETLLKIVGL, encoded by the coding sequence ATGATGATAGCTTCTGACCCAGTGATTGACTTGAATGTTCAAGACGCTTTTGCAGTTAATTCAAATCAAGCACAAACTTATATTTCCTCCCAAACCTGGAAAAAGTGGTTTCAAATATGGGGAATAACTCTCCTTTCCTATCTACCCGTAGCCTCTACCTATGAATTAACCCTTAGACTCACAGGAGATCAAGAAATTCACAGCTTAAACGCCCAATATCGTCAAAAAAATCAACCCACTGACGTACTGGCTTTTGCTACTTTAGAATGGGATTTTCCGAAAATTACCGATGAACCAGACTCTTCAGAACCCTTATATATCGGAGATATTATTATTTCAGTAGAAACCGCCCAAAAACAGGCACAACAACAGGGTCATTCTTTACAGCGAGAACTCCCTTGGTTAGCCTCTCATGGCTTCCTTCATTTGTTGGGGTGGGACCACCCTGATGAACAAAGTTTACAAAAAATGCTACAACAACAAGAAACATTGTTAAAAATTGTCGGTCTTTAA
- a CDS encoding PEP-CTERM sorting domain-containing protein: MIRPSVKRSLLLILSILNGKMTNILLMLLKNLINFGRIATVFSITPLPNFQTQQFTFVASSNTSTIRFQSLIDQTFNGPLLDNVSVFKSVPEPLTILSVGTAIAFGTTFKRKLANLEAKLLNFGFSP, encoded by the coding sequence TTGATTAGACCATCAGTTAAGCGATCACTGTTATTGATTCTTTCTATCCTCAATGGTAAAATGACCAATATTTTACTTATGTTATTAAAAAATCTAATTAATTTCGGTAGAATAGCGACTGTCTTCTCTATTACACCATTACCTAATTTTCAAACGCAACAGTTTACCTTTGTAGCTTCTTCTAATACATCAACGATCAGATTTCAAAGTTTAATTGATCAAACATTTAACGGTCCTCTCTTAGATAACGTATCAGTATTCAAAAGTGTACCTGAACCCTTAACCATATTAAGTGTAGGAACTGCGATCGCTTTTGGGACAACATTTAAACGAAAACTAGCTAATTTAGAAGCAAAACTCTTAAATTTTGGTTTTTCACCATAA
- a CDS encoding pentapeptide repeat-containing protein, translating into MGKNVTKPEVSIIKKNRDLETALRVIGRRNTKYDPDNIVLDLRSSDLSFTTLDNSNYNFRNAFFAKSKLVGIRWGNVNLAKAILVYSNLASASFYECVFTEINLENANLNGIDLKEINLKCVNLKGVNLKLCFNLTQQQIESAIGDETTILPEHLEMPENWKKGNQ; encoded by the coding sequence ATGGGAAAAAACGTTACAAAACCAGAAGTAAGTATTATTAAAAAAAATCGGGATTTAGAAACAGCTTTAAGAGTAATTGGAAGACGAAATACAAAATATGATCCAGACAATATTGTACTTGATTTAAGAAGTTCAGACTTATCATTTACTACTTTAGATAATAGTAATTATAATTTTAGAAATGCCTTTTTTGCAAAATCCAAATTAGTAGGTATTAGATGGGGTAATGTCAATTTAGCAAAAGCTATTTTAGTTTATTCTAATTTAGCGTCTGCATCTTTTTATGAATGTGTTTTTACTGAAATAAATCTAGAAAATGCAAATCTAAACGGTATTGATCTCAAAGAGATTAATCTAAAATGTGTTAACTTAAAAGGTGTAAACTTGAAGTTATGTTTTAACTTAACTCAACAACAAATAGAATCAGCTATTGGAGACGAAACAACTATATTGCCTGAACATTTAGAAATGCCTGAGAATTGGAAGAAAGGTAATCAATAA
- a CDS encoding DUF3285 domain-containing protein, with the protein MTNTHPSIEENTPETTTEEPQPSYTKLAMRNMVRKGGTSLKHFFLTTVGLLAFFIGISYLTR; encoded by the coding sequence ATGACCAATACACACCCATCCATCGAAGAAAATACCCCCGAAACCACTACAGAAGAACCTCAACCCAGTTACACTAAACTGGCCATGCGTAATATGGTTCGCAAAGGAGGAACCTCTCTTAAACATTTTTTTCTGACCACAGTGGGACTTCTCGCTTTCTTTATTGGAATTTCCTATTTAACCCGTTAG
- a CDS encoding type II toxin-antitoxin system RelE family toxin, producing the protein MYQVFLEKQAERDLRKLPAEIFKRIIPVIRELGNNPRPSGCRKLKNAGQDYRVRVGTYRIIYEIDDKNREVKIMPVRHRKESYR; encoded by the coding sequence ATGTATCAAGTTTTTCTCGAAAAACAAGCAGAACGAGATTTAAGAAAATTACCTGCTGAGATATTTAAGCGTATTATTCCAGTTATTAGAGAATTGGGAAATAACCCTCGACCTTCTGGATGTCGTAAACTAAAAAACGCTGGACAAGATTATCGGGTTCGGGTTGGAACTTATCGCATTATTTACGAAATAGATGATAAAAATAGAGAAGTTAAAATAATGCCAGTTCGACACAGAAAAGAAAGTTATCGTTAA
- the hypA gene encoding hydrogenase maturation nickel metallochaperone HypA, whose translation MHELGITQNIVAIVLEQARGASVKRVTLEIGKLSAIMPEAIRFCFDICCQDTLLEGVTLEIIETEGKGKCRHCGHEIRLSQPFGQCDRCDSFELDIIQGQELQIKEMEVEELCV comes from the coding sequence ATGCATGAACTGGGTATTACTCAAAATATTGTTGCTATTGTCTTAGAACAAGCTAGAGGCGCATCGGTTAAGCGTGTCACCTTAGAAATAGGTAAACTATCAGCAATTATGCCAGAGGCTATTCGTTTCTGTTTTGATATTTGTTGTCAAGATACCCTGTTAGAAGGTGTAACCTTAGAAATTATTGAAACAGAAGGAAAAGGAAAATGTCGCCATTGTGGTCACGAAATTAGGTTATCTCAACCCTTTGGTCAATGCGATCGCTGCGATAGCTTTGAATTAGATATTATTCAAGGACAAGAATTACAAATTAAAGAGATGGAGGTAGAAGAATTATGTGTGTAA
- the hypB gene encoding hydrogenase nickel incorporation protein HypB, whose amino-acid sequence MCVTCGCSDDQNVTLTNVATGKLKEINGHHTHTLEDGTVITHSHDHNHKHDHPHNHLSEIHAKMHGTTISLEEKILQKNDLMAAQNRGYFKGRNILALNLVSSPGSGKTTLLTRTINDLKDKIIINVIEGDQETVNDAQKIKETGCKVVQINTGTGCHLEASMVEKGYTELNPEPNSILMIENVGNLVCPALFDLGEAAKVAILSVTEGEDKPIKYPHMFRESKVMILTKIDLLPYVQFDVNKCLEYAQKVNPSLTIFQVSSVTGEGLSSWYDWLENQ is encoded by the coding sequence ATGTGTGTAACTTGTGGTTGTTCTGATGATCAGAATGTCACATTAACCAATGTTGCAACAGGGAAACTTAAGGAAATTAATGGTCATCATACCCATACGTTAGAAGATGGAACAGTGATTACTCATTCTCATGACCACAATCATAAACATGATCATCCTCATAATCATCTCTCAGAAATTCATGCAAAAATGCACGGAACGACTATCAGTTTAGAAGAAAAGATTTTACAAAAAAATGACTTAATGGCTGCTCAAAATCGTGGCTATTTTAAAGGTCGTAATATCTTAGCCTTAAATTTAGTGAGTTCTCCCGGTTCAGGTAAAACTACCCTCTTAACACGAACCATTAATGATTTAAAAGATAAAATTATCATCAATGTTATTGAGGGGGATCAAGAAACGGTTAATGATGCTCAAAAAATCAAAGAAACTGGTTGCAAAGTGGTACAAATCAACACAGGAACCGGTTGCCATCTAGAAGCATCGATGGTGGAAAAAGGCTATACAGAACTAAACCCTGAACCTAATTCAATTCTCATGATTGAAAATGTAGGTAATTTAGTTTGTCCTGCATTATTTGATCTCGGAGAAGCCGCTAAAGTTGCGATCCTATCCGTAACAGAAGGAGAAGACAAACCCATCAAATACCCGCATATGTTCCGAGAGAGTAAAGTCATGATTTTAACTAAAATTGACTTACTTCCTTACGTTCAATTTGATGTAAACAAATGTCTTGAATATGCCCAAAAAGTTAACCCTTCCTTAACTATATTTCAAGTTTCATCCGTGACAGGAGAAGGGTTATCTTCTTGGTATGATTGGCTAGAAAATCAATAA
- a CDS encoding M16 family metallopeptidase has protein sequence MRQQTNRCKTLGFPVSVTKLDQGITVVHQNLTITPVTVVDVWVKAGARMEPHHWKGTAHFLEHMIFKGSSAILPGHFDQVIEHNGGITNAFTSHDYAHFFLTVAGDHLTQTLPYLGEILLQASIPDKEFILERDVILEEIRLSYDDPDWVCFQSLCETLYQHHPYGRSILGHETQLRDYSAHQLRCFHRTHYQPHNMTVVVVGNIEEKTALSLVEKTFSDFSVPSECPPHEIISEPPLKEIRRNHIYFPRLAHGRLLMGWIGPGIDQLDEGIGLDLLSVILAGARTSRLVQELREDKQLVMDIESSFSLQQDSSLFTIGAWLDPQNLEAVEAIICDRLNQLQQEPITQAELNKAKRLLCHDYIFSTETPSQLAGLYGYYQTLADAKLAFSYPILIQQYTAEKLQQMACQYLSTQQYAITIMKPC, from the coding sequence TTGAGACAACAGACAAATCGTTGCAAAACTTTGGGTTTTCCTGTAAGTGTAACCAAACTCGACCAGGGGATAACGGTTGTCCACCAAAATCTTACTATTACCCCTGTGACCGTGGTTGATGTATGGGTCAAAGCAGGGGCAAGAATGGAACCCCACCACTGGAAAGGAACCGCCCATTTTTTAGAACATATGATCTTCAAAGGAAGTTCAGCTATTCTTCCGGGACATTTTGATCAAGTCATAGAACACAATGGGGGCATAACTAACGCCTTTACCAGTCATGACTATGCCCATTTTTTCTTAACCGTCGCCGGCGATCACCTAACCCAGACGTTACCCTATCTAGGAGAAATTTTACTCCAAGCTTCCATTCCCGATAAAGAATTTATACTCGAAAGGGATGTCATCTTAGAAGAGATTAGATTATCTTATGATGATCCCGACTGGGTCTGCTTTCAAAGCTTGTGCGAAACATTATACCAACATCATCCCTACGGCCGCTCAATTCTTGGTCACGAAACCCAACTAAGAGACTATTCAGCCCATCAGTTACGATGTTTTCATCGGACTCATTATCAACCCCATAACATGACGGTGGTGGTGGTAGGGAACATTGAAGAAAAGACAGCTTTATCATTAGTTGAAAAGACCTTTTCTGACTTTAGTGTTCCTTCGGAATGTCCCCCTCATGAAATCATCTCAGAACCCCCTCTAAAAGAAATTAGACGTAATCATATTTATTTTCCGAGATTAGCCCACGGACGCTTACTGATGGGATGGATAGGACCAGGAATTGACCAACTAGACGAAGGGATAGGACTCGATTTACTATCAGTGATTTTAGCAGGGGCAAGAACGTCCCGTCTCGTTCAAGAGTTACGGGAGGACAAACAACTGGTAATGGATATTGAAAGTTCTTTTTCCTTGCAACAAGATTCTAGTTTGTTTACCATTGGGGCATGGTTAGATCCCCAAAATTTAGAAGCAGTAGAGGCAATCATCTGCGATCGCTTAAACCAATTACAACAAGAACCCATCACACAAGCAGAATTAAACAAAGCGAAACGATTACTGTGTCATGATTATATTTTTTCTACGGAAACCCCTAGTCAATTAGCAGGATTATATGGTTATTATCAAACCTTAGCCGATGCCAAACTGGCCTTCAGCTATCCGATCTTGATTCAACAATATACTGCGGAGAAATTGCAACAAATGGCTTGTCAATATTTATCCACCCAACAGTATGCTATCACCATCATGAAACCCTGCTGA
- a CDS encoding two pore domain potassium channel family protein codes for MKSPTAIRRSPENQIKPVCLYAKQCPSLKAMKERGSIEHIFDDKPSREKDFVRDFLSYLTMSALCIVLGLFIGILGYHWTAGLDWIDATVEASMILSGMGPVSPLLTNGAKLFASLYALFSGLVFVLAMGVVLSPLIYSLMKQLRLNKCQKD; via the coding sequence TTGAAAAGTCCAACAGCAATTAGGCGATCGCCAGAAAATCAGATTAAACCTGTTTGTCTTTATGCTAAACAATGTCCCTCTTTAAAAGCCATGAAAGAGAGGGGAAGTATAGAGCATATTTTCGATGACAAACCTAGTAGAGAAAAAGACTTTGTTCGTGACTTTTTAAGTTATTTAACCATGTCTGCTCTTTGTATTGTCTTGGGATTATTTATTGGGATTTTGGGCTATCATTGGACAGCCGGACTCGACTGGATTGACGCTACAGTGGAAGCGTCTATGATCCTCAGTGGTATGGGACCAGTTAGCCCTCTATTGACCAATGGTGCAAAGTTATTTGCGTCTCTTTATGCTTTATTTAGTGGTCTAGTCTTTGTGTTAGCAATGGGTGTGGTTTTATCTCCTCTGATTTATAGTTTGATGAAACAATTACGCCTTAATAAATGCCAGAAAGACTAG
- a CDS encoding Uma2 family endonuclease — protein sequence MIEAKISPKLMTFSEFLDWKPENSCYELHKGVVIAMQPKGKHEEISGFLAVEFACLFRQKNLDYFLPKQAIVKVLNENTGYLPDVLVVDRNVLEEEPLWEEYSTLTKGKSIPLVIEIVSSNWRDDYLTKLRDYEEIGINEYWIVDYLGIGGSRYIGNPKKPTISIYNLIDGEYQVKYFRDNEKIKSLTFPELELTVNQIF from the coding sequence ATGATAGAAGCTAAAATTTCACCTAAATTAATGACTTTTTCGGAGTTTCTAGACTGGAAACCCGAAAATAGTTGTTATGAATTACATAAAGGAGTTGTTATTGCAATGCAACCCAAGGGAAAACATGAGGAAATTTCAGGTTTTTTAGCAGTTGAATTTGCTTGTTTATTTAGACAAAAAAACTTAGATTATTTTTTACCTAAACAAGCAATAGTAAAAGTTTTAAATGAAAATACTGGTTATTTACCTGATGTTTTAGTTGTGGATAGAAATGTATTGGAAGAGGAACCATTATGGGAAGAATATTCAACGTTAACCAAAGGCAAATCAATTCCTTTAGTGATAGAAATTGTCAGTAGTAATTGGCGAGATGATTATTTAACAAAATTAAGAGATTATGAGGAAATTGGCATTAATGAATACTGGATTGTAGATTATTTAGGGATTGGTGGTTCTCGTTATATTGGTAATCCTAAAAAGCCGACTATTTCTATTTATAACCTAATTGATGGTGAATATCAAGTTAAATATTTTAGAGATAATGAGAAGATTAAATCCCTAACTTTTCCTGAATTAGAGTTAACGGTTAATCAAATATTTTAA
- the ggt gene encoding gamma-glutamyltransferase — protein sequence MKFNLNAYPYASQRRVILAKNCAVATSQPLGTLAGIEVFQAGGNAVDAAIATAITLTVVEPTSNGIGGDAFALVWDGKLQGINGSGKSPKNLSLDAFSNLEKMPELGWLTVTVPGAVSVWYEVWKRWGKLPFEQLFIPAIRYAKNGFPVSPVTAAIWRRKEAVYLTKKRPEYQYFQQVFFPKDSAPKAGEIWGSVLHAQTLEEIANTGGESFYKGKIAEKINNFSADTGGYLTADDLANHTPLWVNPIATEYKQLKVWEMPPNSQGIAALMALNIIENFNIEQYKRDSVESFHYQIEAMKLAFADAYAYVGDADFMNISNENLLNKNYAKQRQQLISNQAIPLANPGILQGGTVYLCTADSDLMVSFIQSNYDSFGSGILVPETGISLHNRGLAFTLEQGHPNQIAPNKRPFHTIIPGFLTKDNQPIGPFGVMGAPMQPQGHLQMVVNLTDYQMNPQAALDAPRWRFLEGNRILLERGTAPEIVEGLKQRGHDVKLAPETMFGKGQIILKNNDVLIAGSEPRADGLALGY from the coding sequence ATGAAATTTAATCTTAATGCTTATCCTTATGCTTCTCAACGTCGTGTTATTTTAGCTAAAAATTGCGCTGTTGCTACCAGTCAACCCTTAGGTACGTTAGCAGGAATAGAAGTGTTTCAAGCAGGAGGAAATGCCGTTGATGCTGCCATTGCCACCGCTATTACTTTAACGGTGGTTGAACCCACTTCTAATGGTATCGGTGGTGATGCTTTTGCTTTAGTTTGGGATGGAAAGTTACAAGGAATTAATGGGTCAGGAAAAAGCCCCAAAAATTTATCATTAGACGCTTTTTCTAATTTAGAAAAGATGCCAGAGTTAGGCTGGTTAACGGTAACAGTTCCAGGGGCAGTTTCTGTGTGGTATGAAGTTTGGAAACGTTGGGGAAAATTACCCTTTGAACAGTTATTTATTCCTGCTATTCGTTACGCTAAAAATGGCTTTCCTGTTTCCCCAGTAACTGCAGCAATATGGAGACGCAAAGAAGCGGTTTATCTCACAAAAAAAAGACCCGAATATCAATATTTTCAACAAGTTTTCTTTCCCAAAGATTCCGCCCCAAAAGCAGGAGAAATCTGGGGAAGTGTTCTCCATGCTCAAACATTAGAAGAGATTGCTAACACAGGAGGCGAAAGTTTTTATAAAGGAAAAATAGCCGAAAAAATAAACAATTTTTCAGCCGATACAGGAGGCTATTTAACGGCTGATGATTTAGCTAATCATACCCCTTTATGGGTTAATCCTATTGCCACTGAATACAAACAATTAAAAGTATGGGAAATGCCACCCAATAGTCAAGGAATTGCCGCATTAATGGCTTTAAATATTATAGAAAATTTCAACATTGAACAATATAAACGGGATTCTGTCGAAAGCTTTCACTATCAAATAGAAGCGATGAAATTAGCGTTTGCTGATGCTTATGCTTATGTCGGTGATGCTGATTTCATGAACATTTCTAATGAAAATTTATTGAATAAAAATTATGCAAAACAAAGACAACAATTAATCAGTAATCAAGCTATTCCATTAGCTAACCCTGGAATTCTTCAAGGGGGAACCGTTTATTTATGTACCGCAGATTCAGATTTAATGGTGTCTTTTATTCAATCTAATTATGATAGTTTTGGTAGTGGAATTTTAGTGCCAGAAACAGGTATTTCTCTGCATAATAGAGGGTTAGCATTTACCTTAGAACAAGGTCATCCTAATCAAATTGCACCCAATAAACGTCCGTTTCATACTATTATTCCAGGCTTTTTAACCAAAGATAATCAACCCATCGGTCCCTTTGGGGTAATGGGTGCGCCGATGCAACCCCAAGGACACCTACAAATGGTTGTCAATTTAACTGATTATCAAATGAATCCTCAAGCCGCCTTAGATGCCCCTAGATGGCGATTTTTAGAAGGAAATAGAATACTTTTAGAAAGGGGTACAGCCCCCGAAATAGTTGAAGGATTAAAACAACGGGGTCATGATGTTAAATTAGCCCCTGAAACGATGTTTGGAAAAGGTCAAATAATTCTAAAAAATAACGATGTTTTAATTGCCGGTTCTGAACCCCGTGCCGATGGTTTAGCATTAGGTTATTAA